A genomic stretch from Sceloporus undulatus isolate JIND9_A2432 ecotype Alabama chromosome 5, SceUnd_v1.1, whole genome shotgun sequence includes:
- the LOC121930545 gene encoding protein INSYN2B-like, which produces MGYQWVASAGGMSVRESSRATDSPWRLFSCRCCSSRRGQDRAKCRDCACVIYSVEQDFRQQEGRLRRVLTSLGAGTPSQRGSPATPRPSQPPRGGGEARKTWRRCFWFL; this is translated from the exons ATGGGGTACCAGTGGGTGGCGAGTGCAGGGGGTATGAGTGTCCGAGAGTCCAGCCGGGCCACTGACTCCCCTTGGCGTTTGTTCTCTTGCAGGTGCTGCTCCTCTCGGAGGGGGCAGGACAGGGCCAAGTGCCGGGACTGCGCTTGCGTCATTTACAG CGTGGAGCAGGACTTCCGGCAGCAGGAGGGGCGCCTCCGGAGAGTGCTGACCAGCCTCGGGGCCGGGACCCCCAGCCAGAGGGGCTCCCCAGCGACCCCCAGGCCCAGCCAGCccccgagaggaggaggagaggcccgCAAGACCTGGCGGAGGTGCTTCTGGTTcctctga